One part of the Thermodesulfobacterium commune DSM 2178 genome encodes these proteins:
- the polA gene encoding DNA polymerase I encodes MVDKKEIILIDGASFIYRAYFAIPGYLATSKGLPTKAVFGVTQMVLKILKEWDPEYIVWFMDEKEPTFRHKAYEGYKATRPQMPDDLKIQIPYIKKIISALGIPLVSAPGYEADDLIASFVKRFILSPSTETSHKAIIVAGDKDLYALVSDRVRIYDPVREVFLDKEGFIQKYGFSPELFPEFRALVGDKSDNIPGVPGIGEKTAKELLIKFKTLTGIYDNLSLISSKKIRENLRKYQEQVFKNLDLIKLNLEAPLPSEDLEFYRRKDPDYPTLKALFKELEFRKLLSELSLPQETLPKPPKIRKAHPDLFNTVKKDSVIAVLPENLNKGLFGNLQPSDFLISFSEEEVYRLTLEECKRLAEEQGIYVVYDYKNWLKNYKISFSHPLDVKLAAYLLNPGLKAYDLNFLFQEYLDLNLNGINRVSEELSRIKVVSLRRLGKELLARLEEEGLSSWLFKVEAPLSMVLNEMEEVGIKIDLVYVKTLVQQYREKIKELEEELFKIAGKRFNPRSSREVGEILFNKLNLPSIKRTPKSSAPSTDAEVLEELAPLHPFARLLLQYRTTQKILSTYLEPFLRYVRPLTSRIHTEFNQTGTATGRISSQNPNLQNIPIKGEEGLEIRRVFIAEEGWWLCSLDYSQIELRILAHFSEDENLIKAFNEGQDIHTFTACEVFGVTPDKVTPEMRRVSKAINFGIAYGMSPYGLSKELRISVKEAEEIITRYFQRYPGVKKYIEETIEFVKNHGYVKTLAGRKRYIPEVFSSDKTVRDLGFRMAVNTPIQGSAADLIKVAMVALYRQIKQKKLKSRLLLQIHDELLLEVPEEEVEVIKDIAPSVMEAPFSFLGLDYVLKVPIKVNFAFGKSWAECK; translated from the coding sequence ATGGTAGACAAAAAAGAAATAATTCTTATAGATGGGGCCTCTTTTATCTATAGAGCTTATTTTGCTATTCCTGGATATTTAGCTACTTCTAAAGGGCTACCTACCAAAGCTGTTTTCGGTGTCACTCAGATGGTACTTAAAATTTTAAAAGAATGGGACCCTGAGTATATAGTCTGGTTTATGGATGAAAAAGAGCCTACATTTAGACATAAGGCTTACGAAGGATATAAGGCTACCAGGCCTCAAATGCCAGACGATCTAAAGATCCAAATACCTTACATAAAAAAAATCATTTCTGCTTTAGGGATTCCTTTGGTTTCAGCTCCTGGATATGAAGCGGACGACTTGATAGCAAGTTTTGTCAAAAGATTTATCTTGTCTCCATCAACAGAAACTTCTCATAAGGCTATCATAGTGGCTGGGGATAAAGACTTATATGCTCTTGTTTCTGATAGAGTAAGGATTTATGACCCGGTAAGAGAAGTTTTTTTAGATAAAGAAGGTTTTATTCAAAAATATGGATTTTCCCCAGAGCTTTTCCCTGAATTTAGAGCTTTGGTAGGTGATAAAAGCGATAACATACCCGGAGTCCCAGGGATAGGAGAAAAAACCGCTAAAGAGTTGCTCATAAAATTTAAGACCTTGACAGGGATTTATGACAATCTTTCTTTAATTTCTTCTAAAAAAATAAGAGAAAATTTGAGAAAATATCAAGAACAGGTGTTTAAAAACCTTGATCTTATTAAGCTCAATCTGGAAGCCCCTCTCCCTTCAGAGGACCTTGAATTCTATCGAAGAAAAGACCCTGACTATCCTACACTTAAAGCCCTTTTTAAAGAACTTGAGTTTAGAAAACTTCTTTCAGAGCTTTCTTTACCCCAAGAAACTTTACCAAAACCACCAAAGATAAGAAAAGCCCATCCAGATTTATTTAATACGGTAAAAAAAGACTCGGTAATAGCTGTTTTGCCTGAAAATCTAAATAAAGGCCTTTTTGGTAATTTGCAGCCTTCGGATTTTTTGATTTCTTTTTCTGAAGAAGAGGTCTATAGGTTGACTTTAGAAGAGTGTAAAAGATTGGCTGAGGAACAAGGTATTTATGTGGTTTATGACTACAAAAACTGGCTTAAAAACTACAAGATTTCATTTTCTCATCCCTTAGACGTAAAGTTAGCAGCTTATCTTTTAAATCCCGGATTAAAGGCTTATGATTTAAACTTTTTATTTCAGGAATACTTAGACCTAAATCTTAACGGAATAAACAGGGTTTCTGAAGAATTATCAAGGATAAAGGTAGTCAGTTTAAGAAGGTTAGGTAAAGAGCTTTTAGCAAGGTTAGAAGAAGAGGGGCTTTCTTCTTGGTTGTTTAAGGTAGAGGCACCTTTAAGTATGGTTTTAAACGAGATGGAAGAAGTTGGGATAAAGATTGATTTGGTTTATGTAAAAACTTTAGTACAACAATATCGAGAGAAAATAAAAGAACTCGAAGAAGAACTTTTTAAGATTGCGGGAAAAAGATTTAATCCTCGTTCTTCAAGAGAGGTAGGTGAAATCCTCTTTAATAAACTGAATCTCCCTTCTATAAAAAGGACTCCTAAAAGTTCGGCTCCTTCTACCGACGCAGAGGTGCTTGAAGAACTAGCTCCTTTACATCCCTTTGCCAGGCTTCTTTTGCAATATCGTACTACTCAGAAAATATTGAGCACCTACCTTGAGCCTTTTTTAAGGTATGTCAGACCCCTTACTTCTCGTATTCACACAGAGTTTAACCAAACAGGAACAGCCACAGGTAGGATTAGTTCGCAAAACCCAAACCTGCAAAACATTCCCATAAAAGGAGAGGAAGGTTTAGAAATTCGCAGAGTATTTATAGCAGAAGAAGGCTGGTGGCTTTGTAGTTTAGACTACTCACAAATAGAACTCAGGATTTTAGCTCATTTTTCTGAAGACGAAAATCTTATAAAGGCCTTTAATGAAGGGCAGGACATCCATACCTTTACAGCCTGTGAGGTATTTGGGGTAACTCCTGATAAAGTAACCCCTGAAATGAGAAGGGTTAGCAAGGCTATAAACTTTGGGATTGCCTATGGGATGAGTCCTTACGGCTTAAGTAAAGAGCTTAGAATTTCGGTAAAAGAGGCAGAAGAGATCATAACAAGGTATTTCCAGCGGTATCCTGGTGTTAAAAAATACATAGAAGAAACGATAGAATTTGTTAAAAACCATGGGTATGTTAAGACCTTAGCCGGGAGAAAACGTTATATTCCTGAAGTATTTAGTTCTGATAAAACTGTAAGAGACTTAGGGTTTCGCATGGCAGTAAATACCCCGATACAAGGCTCTGCCGCAGACCTTATCAAGGTAGCTATGGTAGCCCTTTATAGGCAAATTAAACAGAAAAAGCTAAAGTCCCGTCTTCTTTTACAAATTCACGACGAACTTCTTCTTG
- a CDS encoding CBS domain-containing protein gives MKVKNWMITDVVVAFPDDTVEKAIQLMKKHSIRHLPIVDRDREKLIGLVTESELRAYLNPEKLKLSLKEVMILNPITVDPDTYIDEAAKLIYKYKIGGLPVVSQGKLVGIITVTDILESFIELMGILRASSRLDVIPKNGNLDDVLETIRKNGGKVISIGMDVNFEGERVYFIRLEKISLDKIASELEVAGHKIISIID, from the coding sequence ATGAAAGTTAAAAACTGGATGATTACTGATGTGGTGGTTGCCTTTCCTGACGATACAGTAGAAAAGGCTATTCAGCTGATGAAAAAACACTCTATCAGGCACCTTCCTATAGTAGACAGAGACAGAGAAAAGTTGATAGGGTTGGTGACTGAAAGTGAGTTGAGAGCCTATCTTAATCCAGAAAAGCTAAAACTTTCTCTTAAAGAGGTTATGATCTTAAACCCAATTACCGTAGACCCCGATACTTACATAGACGAGGCAGCTAAGCTTATTTATAAGTATAAAATCGGTGGGCTGCCTGTGGTTAGCCAAGGTAAATTAGTAGGTATCATAACCGTTACTGACATTTTAGAATCTTTTATAGAACTTATGGGGATTTTAAGGGCCTCTTCTCGTTTAGACGTTATTCCTAAAAATGGTAACTTAGATGATGTGTTAGAGACCATCAGAAAAAACGGAGGCAAAGTTATTTCGATAGGAATGGATGTTAACTTTGAAGGAGAAAGGGTTTATTTTATAAGATTAGAAAAAATATCCTTAGATAAGATAGCTTCTGAGCTTGAAGTAGCAGGTCATAAAATAATATCCATTATCGATTAG
- a CDS encoding homocysteine biosynthesis protein, whose amino-acid sequence MEGEFKVKKTIEDINKRIEKGEAVVLTAEEFVSLVKEVGPVTAAKEVDVVTTGTFSPMCSSGAFLNFGHTSPTIKAYRIWLNDVPAYGGLAAVDLYIGATEPREDDPLNKVFPGQFLYGGGHVIHDLVAGKKIHLRALGYGTHCYPRKSFEKEFTIHELVDAILCNPRNAYQNYNCAINLSDKILYTYMGVLKPNLGNANYATAGCLSPLLKDPYLKTIGIGTRIFLGGAKGYVIWAGTQHKTEVKRTPKGAPIQPAATLMVIGNLKEMSPEWLVGTSHIGYGCSLAVGLGIPIPILNEQVAEWAGLSDEDLFTQVIDYSYDYPNGIKRNYGIVSYAELKSGKITVLGKEVPTFPISSLPKARKIAEILKNWIKQGEMLLTEPVSPLSGAKLFPMR is encoded by the coding sequence ATGGAAGGAGAATTCAAAGTTAAGAAAACCATAGAAGATATTAATAAAAGGATTGAAAAAGGAGAAGCTGTAGTTCTTACAGCTGAAGAGTTTGTAAGTTTAGTTAAAGAGGTAGGGCCTGTTACAGCGGCTAAAGAGGTAGATGTAGTCACCACCGGGACCTTTTCACCGATGTGTTCTTCTGGGGCTTTTCTAAACTTTGGACATACCTCTCCCACGATAAAAGCCTATAGGATTTGGTTAAACGATGTGCCAGCCTATGGGGGACTTGCGGCTGTAGACCTTTACATCGGGGCTACTGAACCTAGAGAAGACGACCCTCTTAACAAAGTTTTTCCGGGGCAGTTTTTATACGGTGGTGGACATGTTATCCACGACTTAGTTGCCGGAAAAAAAATTCATCTAAGGGCCTTAGGTTATGGGACCCATTGTTATCCTAGAAAATCTTTTGAAAAAGAGTTCACTATTCATGAGTTAGTAGATGCCATTCTTTGCAACCCAAGGAATGCTTATCAAAACTATAATTGTGCCATCAATCTTTCAGATAAAATACTTTATACCTACATGGGTGTGTTAAAACCTAACCTTGGTAATGCCAACTATGCAACTGCAGGATGTCTTTCTCCCTTGTTAAAAGATCCTTATCTAAAAACCATAGGGATAGGGACAAGGATTTTCTTAGGAGGAGCCAAAGGGTATGTGATTTGGGCTGGGACCCAGCATAAAACCGAAGTTAAAAGAACACCTAAAGGGGCACCTATACAACCTGCAGCTACCCTTATGGTTATCGGAAATCTCAAAGAAATGTCCCCAGAATGGTTGGTAGGAACAAGTCATATAGGCTATGGATGTTCTTTGGCAGTAGGATTAGGTATACCTATTCCTATCCTGAATGAACAGGTGGCTGAATGGGCAGGACTCTCTGACGAAGACCTTTTTACCCAGGTAATAGACTACTCCTATGACTATCCTAACGGAATAAAAAGAAACTACGGGATCGTAAGTTATGCAGAACTGAAAAGTGGAAAAATAACCGTCTTAGGAAAAGAGGTCCCTACCTTTCCTATTTCAAGCCTTCCTAAAGCCAGAAAAATAGCTGAAATCCTTAAAAACTGGATTAAACAGGGAGAGATGTTGTTAACAGAACCAGTTAGCCCCTTATCTGGGGCTAAACTTTTTCCGATGAGATAA
- the secG gene encoding preprotein translocase subunit SecG — METILTVLQLIVAILIILIVLINVTKGSEYGAVFRGAEAIFGGAGPTSFLNKVTMILVLVFFLNSILLTKIHTSKNKTEIPVVPTPQTQTPSPSSIPTPTTPQNIPVPPQIPSSTSEKPKN; from the coding sequence ATGGAAACTATTTTAACGGTTTTACAGTTAATAGTAGCCATATTGATAATTTTGATTGTTTTGATAAACGTAACCAAAGGTTCAGAATACGGTGCGGTGTTTAGAGGGGCTGAGGCCATCTTTGGTGGTGCAGGCCCCACTAGCTTTTTAAACAAAGTAACGATGATTTTGGTGTTGGTATTTTTTTTAAACTCTATCTTACTCACCAAAATCCACACCAGCAAAAATAAAACAGAAATTCCTGTCGTCCCTACCCCTCAAACTCAAACACCCTCTCCTTCTTCTATTCCTACCCCAACTACCCCTCAAAATATTCCGGTGCCTCCTCAAATTCCTTCTTCTACCTCAGAAAAACCTAAAAACTAA
- the dxr gene encoding 1-deoxy-D-xylulose-5-phosphate reductoisomerase: MKNLVILGVTGSIGNSTLKVVQAYPERFRILGASCRSKIEALTKIASSFKIPYLVVEDFSSAEKLKKSLDYKAEVLVGEEGLKTLVQLDEAHIIVIGISGIKALLPTYYALKAGKRVAIANKESLIVAGEILKEVAKEAKAELLPVDSEHSSIFQLLQKEKKEQVKRIILTASGGPFYRLPLEEFVKITPEMAVKHPNWKMGAKISVDSATLMNKGFEVLEAKVLFDFPLEKIEVLIHPQSLVHGLVELIDGSILMHLSFPDMQLPISYALNYPERIELQVPKVQLEKIGSLVFEAPDLEKFPCLKLAYEAGQKGGVYPLILEAADEVVVEAFLQKRITFDKIPYFLAKTLDGFKIPERPSGGEDLSFLLTLHKEVCLYTEKLIKGNKTC; encoded by the coding sequence ATGAAAAATTTAGTAATACTTGGTGTTACAGGTTCTATAGGAAATTCTACGCTTAAGGTGGTTCAAGCCTATCCTGAAAGGTTTAGAATTTTAGGAGCCTCTTGTCGTAGCAAAATTGAGGCCTTAACGAAAATTGCCAGCTCCTTTAAAATTCCTTATTTGGTGGTAGAAGATTTTTCTTCAGCTGAAAAGTTAAAAAAGTCTCTTGATTATAAAGCTGAGGTCTTGGTCGGAGAAGAAGGGCTTAAAACCTTAGTCCAATTAGATGAGGCTCACATAATAGTCATAGGAATTTCTGGGATAAAAGCCCTTTTACCCACCTATTATGCTTTAAAGGCAGGCAAACGAGTAGCCATAGCTAACAAAGAAAGTTTGATCGTAGCTGGGGAGATTTTAAAGGAAGTGGCTAAAGAAGCTAAAGCCGAGCTTTTGCCGGTTGACAGCGAACATTCTTCGATTTTTCAGCTTTTACAGAAAGAAAAAAAAGAACAGGTTAAGAGAATTATCCTTACAGCCTCAGGTGGGCCTTTTTATCGTCTACCTTTAGAGGAGTTTGTTAAAATTACCCCAGAGATGGCGGTGAAACACCCGAACTGGAAGATGGGAGCCAAAATATCGGTAGATTCTGCTACCCTTATGAATAAGGGTTTTGAAGTTCTTGAAGCTAAGGTCCTTTTTGACTTTCCCTTGGAAAAGATAGAGGTACTTATCCATCCTCAAAGTTTAGTTCATGGTTTGGTTGAGTTGATAGACGGAAGTATTTTAATGCACCTTAGCTTTCCTGACATGCAACTGCCTATTTCTTATGCCTTAAACTATCCTGAAAGGATTGAACTTCAGGTACCTAAGGTTCAACTGGAGAAAATTGGCAGTTTAGTTTTTGAGGCTCCTGACCTTGAGAAATTCCCCTGCCTTAAGCTTGCTTATGAAGCAGGACAAAAAGGAGGGGTTTATCCTCTTATCCTTGAGGCAGCTGATGAGGTGGTGGTAGAGGCTTTCTTGCAAAAAAGAATTACCTTTGATAAAATTCCTTATTTTCTTGCAAAAACCCTAGATGGGTTTAAAATACCAGAAAGGCCTTCAGGGGGGGAAGATTTATCTTTTCTTTTAACCTTACATAAAGAAGTTTGTCTTTATACAGAAAAGCTGATAAAAGGGAATAAAACATGCTAA
- the rseP gene encoding RIP metalloprotease RseP, producing MLTVIIALLVIGVLIFVHELGHFIAAKLMGVKVEIFSLGFGPKIIGFKAGETEYRVSAFPLGGYVKLYGEHPETLPSVVEKDKAFAFKKPWQKAFIVVAGPLANFILPVLLFWFLFWASGSYLLSTKIGEVLPGSPAEKAGLAPGDEIIEVNGKKVKSFDQLILYLKSQEMVKEVSLKIKRNSQELEVKIIPEMKEGYNLFGKKTQVPFIGVKSTQEVVHQRHGFIESFVLAVEKVVDITTLTFVAIFKLFTGELPFSTLGGPITIGKMAGDTAKLGIYPLISFTGLLSINLGIINLLPLPMLDGGHLVIFGIEAIRGKPLSLKTQELILKIGLFIIIALSIAVFYNDILKLLSGWKLP from the coding sequence ATGCTAACAGTAATTATAGCTTTATTAGTAATCGGTGTACTTATTTTTGTTCATGAGTTAGGTCATTTTATAGCAGCTAAGCTTATGGGGGTCAAAGTAGAGATTTTTTCATTAGGCTTTGGGCCCAAAATTATCGGTTTTAAAGCAGGAGAGACTGAATACAGGGTGTCTGCCTTTCCTTTAGGTGGATACGTTAAACTTTATGGGGAACATCCTGAAACGTTGCCTTCGGTAGTCGAAAAAGACAAAGCTTTTGCCTTTAAAAAGCCTTGGCAAAAAGCGTTTATCGTGGTTGCAGGCCCTTTGGCTAATTTTATCCTCCCTGTCCTTCTATTTTGGTTTCTTTTTTGGGCCTCTGGTTCTTATCTTCTTTCTACCAAAATAGGAGAGGTTTTACCTGGTTCTCCAGCTGAAAAAGCGGGTCTTGCTCCTGGAGATGAAATCATAGAAGTAAACGGCAAAAAGGTCAAGTCTTTTGACCAGCTTATCCTATATCTAAAAAGCCAGGAGATGGTAAAAGAAGTTTCCCTTAAAATAAAGAGAAACTCTCAAGAGTTAGAGGTAAAAATCATTCCTGAGATGAAAGAAGGATACAACCTCTTTGGGAAAAAAACTCAGGTGCCTTTTATCGGTGTCAAGTCAACCCAAGAGGTAGTTCATCAAAGGCACGGTTTTATTGAATCCTTTGTCCTTGCTGTAGAAAAGGTAGTAGACATCACTACCCTTACCTTCGTAGCTATCTTTAAGCTCTTTACAGGAGAATTGCCTTTTTCTACGTTAGGAGGTCCTATTACCATCGGGAAAATGGCAGGAGATACAGCTAAACTAGGGATTTATCCTCTTATTTCTTTTACTGGGCTTCTTTCGATCAACTTAGGGATTATAAACCTTCTCCCTTTACCTATGCTTGACGGAGGCCATTTAGTCATTTTTGGTATAGAGGCCATCAGAGGAAAACCTTTATCCCTAAAAACCCAAGAGCTTATCCTTAAAATAGGACTTTTTATCATCATTGCTCTAAGTATAGCTGTGTTTTACAACGACATCCTTAAACTTCTTAGCGGATGGAAACTCCCTTAG
- the tsaB gene encoding tRNA (adenosine(37)-N6)-threonylcarbamoyltransferase complex dimerization subunit type 1 TsaB: METPLVLAIETAGKSGGIALIKDKLLGAVTLRSSQSYSQIIFQCLTFFEKNLGLDLKSIDYYAIDLGPGSFTGLRVGLSVLKGLSLAFPKPVIPFVSLEVLAVETFPTNLPVVSLIDAYSQEVFLGVYRWEENNLKTKISPVCVSVRNIPDLIKEPTWFVGETLEKWETYLKERLGPNFLKWPFTIGLTLENVAKLVYLKLKNNEFELKSAEDLLPLYLKASEAERKRGDKK, from the coding sequence ATGGAAACTCCCTTAGTTTTAGCTATAGAAACAGCAGGGAAGTCTGGAGGTATAGCCCTTATAAAAGATAAGTTGTTAGGGGCTGTTACCTTAAGATCCTCTCAGTCTTATTCTCAGATAATCTTTCAGTGTTTAACTTTTTTTGAAAAAAACTTAGGATTAGACCTAAAGTCCATAGACTACTATGCCATAGACCTTGGTCCAGGCAGTTTTACTGGACTAAGAGTTGGGCTTTCGGTGCTAAAGGGATTAAGTTTAGCCTTCCCTAAACCTGTGATACCTTTTGTTAGCCTTGAAGTGCTTGCGGTAGAAACCTTTCCAACAAACTTACCTGTGGTATCTCTGATAGATGCCTATAGCCAAGAAGTTTTTTTAGGTGTCTATAGATGGGAGGAAAATAACCTAAAAACAAAGATTTCTCCTGTTTGCGTCTCAGTCAGAAATATACCTGATTTGATAAAAGAACCTACCTGGTTTGTTGGTGAAACCTTAGAAAAATGGGAAACCTATCTGAAAGAGAGGTTAGGTCCTAATTTTTTAAAATGGCCTTTTACGATAGGTCTTACCTTGGAAAATGTGGCCAAACTGGTTTATTTAAAGCTAAAAAATAACGAATTTGAACTAAAATCTGCAGAAGATTTACTTCCTTTGTATTTAAAGGCATCTGAAGCAGAAAGAAAACGAGGCGATAAAAAATGA
- a CDS encoding ABC transporter permease, with product MILFLLKRFLVFLITLFGITVISFSVIHLAPGGPLSPITDFNPKITPEYRERLVKMYGLDKPLYVQYWEWLKKAAKFDFGRSFSPDQRPVWDKIKERLPVTLLLNLLSLILIFMISVPLGVLGAVKAGSWVDRILTIVVFLGYAMPSFWLAIILMMIFGVKLQWLPISGLHSTLGYEEMNFFEKLWDWTKHLICPLFVATFGGIAGISRYVRNSMVEVLKADYILFARAKGISEKEVIYKHALRNALLPLITILGLSLPGLVGGSVIFETIFGIPGVGQLMWQAVMARDYPVIMANLFLVAVLTLIGNFLADIGYALADPRIRLGDKH from the coding sequence ATGATCCTTTTCTTGTTAAAAAGATTTCTGGTGTTCTTGATAACCCTTTTTGGGATTACTGTCATTAGTTTTTCAGTCATTCATTTAGCCCCAGGAGGCCCTTTAAGTCCTATCACTGATTTCAATCCTAAGATTACCCCAGAATATCGAGAAAGATTGGTCAAAATGTATGGTCTTGACAAACCACTTTATGTTCAATATTGGGAATGGCTAAAAAAAGCCGCCAAGTTTGATTTTGGGCGTTCTTTTTCCCCAGACCAAAGACCAGTATGGGATAAAATCAAAGAAAGACTTCCGGTTACTTTACTTTTAAATCTCCTTTCTTTAATTTTAATCTTTATGATTTCTGTACCGTTAGGGGTTTTGGGGGCTGTAAAAGCTGGAAGTTGGGTTGATCGAATATTAACCATAGTGGTATTTTTGGGTTATGCTATGCCCAGTTTTTGGCTGGCTATCATTCTTATGATGATTTTCGGGGTAAAACTTCAATGGCTTCCTATTTCTGGGCTACATTCCACCTTAGGTTATGAAGAGATGAACTTCTTTGAAAAATTATGGGACTGGACCAAACACCTGATTTGTCCCCTTTTTGTGGCTACCTTCGGAGGGATTGCAGGTATCTCAAGATATGTGAGAAATTCTATGGTAGAAGTACTAAAGGCTGACTATATTCTTTTTGCCAGGGCTAAAGGAATTTCAGAAAAAGAAGTAATCTATAAACATGCCCTAAGAAACGCCCTTTTACCCCTTATTACCATCTTAGGTCTTTCTTTACCTGGGCTGGTAGGAGGGAGTGTTATCTTTGAAACCATTTTTGGTATACCTGGAGTAGGGCAGCTAATGTGGCAAGCGGTGATGGCAAGGGATTACCCTGTTATCATGGCCAACCTTTTCCTGGTAGCTGTGCTTACTTTGATAGGGAACTTTTTAGCAGACATAGGATATGCTCTGGCAGACCCAAGAATAAGGCTTGGAGATAAACATTAA
- a CDS encoding ABC transporter permease gives MSLIKELLKHRLGTASLIIILFLAVLAVFAPYIAPYDPLEINVDNILQPPSLDHPLGTDLLGRDVLSRMIYASRISLEVSLVAVGLSLMIGVVLGAIAGYFGGWVDLIICRFIDIMLCFPTIFLVLAMVAYLEPSIVTIMVVIGATSWMGLARLVRAEILSLKERDFVLIAKTYGASSLRILFKHLIPNALPPILVSASLGLGQAILIESALSFLGIGVQPPIPSWGNMLIDGKETLEVAWWLSFYPGMAILITVLAFTILGETLQEILNPKRKER, from the coding sequence ATGTCTTTAATAAAAGAGTTGTTAAAACATCGTTTAGGAACGGCTTCTTTAATAATCATTTTATTTTTAGCTGTTTTGGCTGTTTTTGCTCCTTATATAGCCCCTTATGACCCTTTGGAAATAAACGTAGACAACATACTTCAACCACCTTCCTTAGACCATCCCTTAGGAACTGACCTTTTAGGAAGAGACGTGTTAAGCCGTATGATCTATGCCTCTCGGATCTCACTTGAGGTAAGTTTGGTGGCAGTAGGATTATCTCTGATGATAGGGGTAGTCTTAGGAGCGATAGCCGGCTACTTTGGAGGGTGGGTTGACCTGATTATTTGCAGGTTTATTGACATCATGCTTTGTTTCCCCACCATATTTTTGGTTTTAGCTATGGTAGCTTATTTAGAACCATCTATCGTTACCATCATGGTGGTAATAGGTGCTACCAGCTGGATGGGATTAGCTCGTTTAGTAAGAGCTGAAATTTTATCCTTAAAAGAAAGAGACTTTGTGTTGATAGCTAAAACCTATGGGGCATCATCCTTAAGGATTTTATTTAAACATCTCATACCTAATGCCCTACCACCTATTTTGGTCTCTGCTTCCTTAGGACTTGGACAAGCCATTTTGATAGAATCTGCCCTTTCCTTTCTTGGAATAGGGGTACAGCCTCCCATCCCTTCCTGGGGGAATATGTTGATAGACGGTAAAGAGACCTTAGAAGTAGCCTGGTGGCTTTCCTTTTACCCAGGGATGGCTATTTTGATAACAGTTCTTGCGTTTACCATACTTGGAGAAACTCTACAGGAAATTTTAAATCCTAAAAGGAAAGAAAGATGA
- a CDS encoding DedA family protein, with translation MEFLKDFVQYFLLFFEKSSYLGVFFLMTLESTLIPIPSEIIIPPAAYLAYQGKLSLWGVILAGTLGSWAGALINYFLALKFGRPMFLRFVKRYGKYILLTEYSFQKMEKFWDQHGHISTFIGRLLPGLRHVISIPAGFARMGLFLFSFYTLLGALLWCSFLGFCGYFFGKNEELLKTYLERGSIGIVIFCGVILGLYIWFKLKRK, from the coding sequence ATGGAATTTTTAAAAGATTTTGTGCAATATTTTTTACTTTTTTTTGAAAAAAGTAGTTATTTAGGTGTATTTTTTTTGATGACCCTTGAGTCTACTTTAATTCCTATCCCAAGTGAAATAATCATCCCTCCTGCTGCTTACCTTGCCTATCAGGGTAAACTTTCCCTTTGGGGTGTTATCCTGGCAGGTACGTTAGGTAGTTGGGCTGGAGCTCTTATCAATTATTTTTTAGCCCTTAAGTTTGGTCGTCCGATGTTTTTAAGGTTTGTCAAACGATATGGTAAGTATATACTCCTAACCGAATACTCCTTTCAAAAAATGGAAAAATTTTGGGATCAACATGGGCATATCAGTACCTTCATAGGAAGGCTCCTTCCAGGACTTAGACATGTCATCTCTATCCCAGCGGGTTTTGCCAGGATGGGACTTTTTCTGTTTTCTTTTTATACCCTATTGGGTGCGCTACTTTGGTGTAGCTTCCTTGGTTTTTGTGGATATTTTTTTGGAAAAAACGAAGAACTTCTTAAAACTTACTTAGAACGTGGCTCTATAGGAATAGTAATCTTTTGTGGGGTGATTTTGGGACTTTATATCTGGTTCAAACTAAAAAGAAAATAG
- the lolA gene encoding outer membrane lipoprotein chaperone LolA has translation MMVFVLALLLALANPFSLKAQTVDEVIDHIQDFYQTIQTLEAEFIQEAYISQGHKEVSSGRLWIKKPGKFRWEYYRPQKLFIISSGKSIYFYYPEEKQALVYPSGTTFGSKLALGFMTGRGNIKTDLKVESFQTLDNDFWKLNFLTANNDQKVRRISLVVNPKSGEVKEVILNMASGETLRIIFNNLQYNKSLKDSLFQFSPPKDVRVIQAQSN, from the coding sequence GTGATGGTGTTCGTCCTCGCCCTGTTATTGGCCCTCGCAAATCCCTTTAGTCTTAAGGCCCAAACTGTAGACGAGGTCATAGACCATATCCAAGATTTTTATCAAACAATACAGACGCTTGAAGCAGAATTTATCCAGGAAGCCTATATTTCTCAAGGCCATAAAGAGGTGTCTTCAGGTAGACTCTGGATTAAAAAACCTGGCAAATTTCGTTGGGAATACTACAGGCCCCAAAAACTTTTTATCATATCTTCTGGAAAAAGTATATACTTTTACTATCCAGAAGAAAAACAAGCCTTGGTTTATCCTTCAGGCACAACCTTTGGTTCTAAATTAGCCCTGGGATTTATGACCGGAAGGGGAAATATTAAAACAGACCTAAAAGTTGAAAGTTTTCAAACCTTGGATAACGATTTTTGGAAACTAAACTTTTTAACTGCTAACAACGACCAGAAGGTAAGAAGGATTTCTTTAGTGGTAAATCCTAAGTCTGGAGAGGTTAAAGAGGTTATCTTGAACATGGCTTCAGGAGAAACCTTAAGGATAATTTTTAACAACTTGCAATACAATAAATCCCTTAAAGACAGCCTTTTTCAGTTTTCACCTCCTAAAGACGTAAGAGTTATTCAAGCTCAAAGTAATTAA